In one Carassius carassius chromosome 14, fCarCar2.1, whole genome shotgun sequence genomic region, the following are encoded:
- the LOC132157202 gene encoding protein O-GlcNAcase-like, with translation MVQKDKIIESTLSESEANPVPSEAVADSQCPVDEPSVGVERTGRRKFITGVVEGFYGRPWTMEQRKELFRRQQKWGLNTYLYAPKDDYKHRMFWREMYSVEEAEQLTTLISAAKEHGIEFIYAISPGLDITFSNQKEVSTLKRKLDQVSHFGCKSFALLFDDIDHNICPADKEVFSSFAHAQVSITNEIFQYLGEPEIFVFCPTEYCGTFCYPNVSQSPYLRTVGEKLLPGIEVLWTGPKVVSKDITVESIEEVTKILRRAPVIWDNIHANDYDQKRLFLGPYKGRSTELIPRLKGVLTNPNCEFESNFVAIHTLATWYKSNMNGVRKDVVMTDSEDSTVSIQIKLENEGSDEELETDILYSPQIALKLALTEWLSEFGVPHQYNSRQVPHSGTKSTSIDVPALTVPSLGTSTSVTTVFQQPIMSPTVPLSDELHVLGKEEEVEVEKKESDEEPMEMVVEKHDEVEDTKNVNQILTEIVKAKMTEDLRPMDTDKESITESKSPEMSIQEDSGSDIAPMQTDDQLNKEVFVPGPNEKPMLTTEPLTLEDLTLLAELFYLPYEHGPKAVQMLKEFNWLRANSNYVSVNSKAKDPEKVAEWQSRAETFEEMCCSVIQMFTRLSNSANRTILYDLYPYIWDIKSIVSMVKSFVQWLGCRSQSSAQFLSGDQEPWAFRGGLAGEFQRLLPIDGANDLFYQPPPPMPTSKIYTIRPYFPKDESAVYKICKEMFTEGCDGISFSDESPDLIGDRLVGGFLTLSPDYGFVLEDEEDICGYALGTLDVKPFVKKCKMSWIPFMQEKYNKPDTEKDLSEAEKMMLSFHEEEEGLPESFLSNFPSLIKVDIHAKVTDPSVAKSMMGCLLSSLKANGSHGAFCEVRQMDKRMLDFYSKLGCFEVAKMEGFPKDVIIMGRSL, from the exons ATGGTTCAGAAAGACAAAATAATCGAATCGACACTGTCAGAAAGTGAAGCCAATCCAGTGCCAAGCGAAGCTGTCGCGGATTCGCAGTGTCCCGTGGACGAGCCCAGTGTCGGGGTTGAGCGAACAGGCCGCAGGAAGTTCATCACTGGGGTGGTGGAGG GCTTCTATGGACGACCATGGACTATGGAACAAAGGAAAGAGCTTTTCAGGAG GCAGCAGAAATGGGGTTTGAACACCTATCTGTATGCCCCAAAAGATGACTACAAACACAGAATGTTTTGGAGAGAAATGTATTCTGTTGAGGAAGcag AACAACTCACAACTTTAATAAGTGCTGCTAAAGAGCATGGGATTGAGTTCATTTATGCCATTTCCCCTGGCCTGGACATTACGTTCTCAAATCAGAAGGAAGTGTCAACACTCAAAAGGAAGTTAGACCAG GTCTCTCATTTTGGGTGCAAGTCCTTTGCCTTACTTTTTGATGACATTGATCATAACATCTGTCCAGCTGACAAGGAGGTATTCAGCTCCTTTGCACATGCTCAAGTGTCTATCACCAATGAGATCTTCCAATATTTGGGAGAAcctgaaatatttgtattttgccCCACAG AGTATTGTGGAACATTTTGTTATCCAAATGTGTCTCAATCGCCTTACCTGCGCACAGTAGGTGAAAAGCTGCTTCCTGGTATTGAGGTGCTGTGGACAG GTCCCAAGGTAGTTTCTAAAGACATTACTGTTGAATCTATTGAAGAAGTCACAAAGATACTGAGGAGAGCTCCTGTCATCTGGGACAATATTCATGCTAATGACTACGATCAGAAGAGACTTTTCTTGGGGCCTTATAAAGGCAGGTCCACAGAACTCATCCCTCGGCTGAAGGGAGTCCTCACCAACCCCAACTGTGAATTTGAGTCTAATTTTGTGGCCATTCACACGTTAGCCACGTGGTATAAGTCTAACATGAACGGAGTGAGAAAAGATGTTGTCATGA CGGACAGTGAAGACAGCACCGTGTCCATCCAGATAAAGTTGGAAAACGAAGGCAGTGATGAGGAGCTAGAAACAGACATCCTCTACAGCCCACAGATCGCGCTCAAGCTGGCTCTCACTGAATGGCTGAGCGAGTTTGGAGTGCCTCACCAGTACAACA GTCGGCAGGTTCCTCACAGTGGAACTAAAAGCACTTCTATAGATGTTCCTGCACTCACTGTGCCCAGTCTAGGCACTTCCACGTCAGTGACTACAGTCTTCCAACAGCCCATCATGAGTCCAACCGTGCCCCTTAGCGATGAACTGCATGTGCTTGGCAAAGAagaggaggtggaggtggagaAGAAGGAGTCTGACGAAGAACCCATGGAGATGGTCGTGGAGAAACACGACGAGGTGGAAGACACTAAAAATGTCAACCAGATCCTCACAGAGATTGTCAAGGCTAAAATGACAGAAGATCTCAGACCCATGGACACAGACAAAGAGAGCATAACAGAGTCCAAGTCCCCAGAGATGTCCATTCAAGAGGATTCAGGCAGCGACATTGCACCAATGCAGACTGATGATCAGCTCAACAAGGAAGTGTTTGTTCCAGGCCCCAACGAGAAGCCAATGTTAACTACTGAGCCACTTACTCTGGAGGATCTGACCCTGCTAGCTGAACTCTTCTACCTTCCATACGAACACGGTCCCAAAGCAGTACAGATGCTGAAAGAGTTTAACTGGTTGAGAGCAAATAGCAATTATGTTAGTGTAAACTCCAAAGCAAAGGATCCAGAGAAG GTAGCTGAATGGCAATCCAGAGCGGAAACATTTGAGGAGATGTGCTGCTCCGTCATCCAGATGTTCACCAGACTCTCCAACTCAGCCAACAGGACCATTCTTTATGACCTGTATCCCTATATCTGGGATATAAAGAGTATCGTCTCAATGGTGAAATCATTTGTTCAGTGGTTAG GGTGTCGTAGTCAGTCGTCAGCACAGTTCTTAAGTGGCGACCAAGAGCCCTGGGCCTTTAGGGGCGGTCTAGCAGGAGAGTTCCAG AGACTGTTGCCAATTGATGGGGCAAATGATCTTTTCTACCAGCCACCACCACCAATGCCAACTTCCAAAATCTATACCATAAGGCCTTACTTTCCCAAAGATGAG TCTGCTGTCTACAAGATCTGCAAAGAGATGTTCACTGAGGGCTGTGACGGTATCTCTTTCTCAGATGAGTCACCAGACCTTATTGGAGACAG GTTAGTGGGAGGTTTCCTGACGCTCAGCCCAGACTATGGGTTTGTGCTTGAGGATGAGGAAGATATCTGTGGCTATGCTCTGGGCACTTTGGATGTCAAACCTTTTGTGAAGAAATGCAAGATGAGTTGGATTCCATTCATGCAGGAGAAATACAACAAGCCAGACACAGAGAAGGACCTGTCAGAAGCTGAG AAAATGATGCTAAGTTTCCATGAGGAGGAGGAAGGCTTACCAGAATCATTCCTCAGTAACTTCCCATCACTCATTAAAGTGGACATTCACGCAAAGGTTACTGACCCCAGTGTTGCCAAAAGCATGATGGGATGTCTCCTCTCATCATTGAAAGCCAATG GTTCACATGGTGCTTTCTGTGAGGTCCGCCAGATGGACAAACGGATGTTGGACTTTTATAGCAAACTGGGCTGCTTTGAAGTGGCCAAAATGGAGGGATTCCCAAAAGATGTTATAATTATGGGGAGGAGTTTGTGA
- the LOC132157201 gene encoding peroxisome proliferator-activated receptor gamma coactivator-related protein 1-like, whose product MAARWGTGEEMLKACNTQMFSPVNLDEVESFTAGCLEYPGLNNGDALEALQGCLDPSILSIFEESPTGEVKSNIYEESEATLLTALTEILDNVDDENLSPFDTLPDSDLFSGQKGQEHSPLRKFITRSPPESMIHTRQFPGKSLPRMQRVSQQNSEGEEEDGDNSFLTPIANIDLASLDEFDWCLPESLEQDGESMPVNLSDLVKHMHPYCMTLCVEGEEGQEHLLPERGLVLEVVDQGEHGEPILAIPDLSIPLSHTDSAEGEQRVPENSRDKQEPKLEDGAKNVPPKDTKVSPVEEEKEVVKVRKGKKKSKLLEAPIAEQRVLRRSRVKEEPQKKCPEERKKKKVTFSPVLASAEPKNAKLDRPTELTTLKPQVEKKHITTPPAEAKITVSQPENKPLEKSVEVEPSKQAPVSKHETKPKPLSLQQYRLLRQQKKPDLVDKTEDYSTKWPKLPEPPKELPPIPCLPDPNARDPRKTMHTPVKKEIAPEIMPAWHPRGPAAPPTPEALLTPPASLTASSKKPATSKPTPPPSDTSKSSPQLVQPSPQKLPAPIGVPQNSIHTKSSASIKHVAPDRTVSLSVSTTSGGPQGLSAQSHKECLHENPDAAPSKASSRPQMITTQVQSSNSSPHIPSAAVPAKRETEQVVLAPVSDQGKNTVPINSKKLTSRSQPHVAPIAAQPFFSAQVQARVVELAEQMRMASSEIPKPKNTTVELIESFTSEIGIEAADLSSLLEQFEESQSKEEQSVLEVCGRAAAVGNSSYEQVDTKAVEKTRNHDLGSTAGLTPPATPPHQVWKPIAPVSLLGKTKKSEVLKPTPNKAIQIEARPLPSNKLRSQPQTPTSTGQTQPFSLDHDYCLPPKEPCPNEVGSRWNVKQQPSIVIKTVELPPNKLAQNSKATSSSVTEGTQRHLSLSQPSADRCTLKSSALETPDTSPNRPDSEISLLGEAKCNQQEFGNYSERSSRQYQQDRGRSKRRYRARSSSSSESSSSSSRSHSPPRKRYRSRHSSSRSSSSSRSRSRSSSRSFSPPRRRRYSYSSSRSGSWSCSRSRSRSRSSDIEHRHWKRHRSPNQRSGYRCIQNSNEDSKRWKEKAIEERRVVYVGRIRGSMTRKELKERFSFFGEIEECTVHFRENGDNYGFVTYYDTKDAFDAIENGSKLREQNELPFDLCFGGRRQFCKTSYADLDSNREYDPQPTKGKFDALDFDTLLKQAQKNLKR is encoded by the exons ATGGCGGCGCGGTGGGGAACAGGCGAGGAGATGTTAAAAGCCTGTAATACTCAAATGTTCTCACCGGTGAATCTTGACGAG GTGGAAAGCTTCACTGCCGGCTGTCTGGAGTATCCTGGCCTTAACAATGGAGATGCTCTGGAGGCTTTACAAGGCTGTCTTGATCCTTCTATTTTGTCCATTTTTGAAGAAAGTCCCACTGGAGAA gttaaaagtaatatttatgAGGAAAGTGAAGCGACGCTGCTCACAGCTCTCACTGAAATACTTGACAATGTTGATGATGAAAACTTGTCCCCTTTTGACACTCTGCCGGATTCAGACCTGTTCTCAGGGCAGAAGGGTCAGGAACATTCACCA CTGAGAAAGTTCATCACACGGTCTCCTCCAGAGTCAATGATTCACACAAGACAATTTCCTGGGAAG AGTCTCCCACGAATGCAAAGAGTGTCCCAGCAGAACAGTGAAGGAGAAGAGGAAGATGGAGACAATAGTTTTTTGACCCCCATAGCCAATATTGATTTGGCATCACTGGATGAATTTGACTGGTGCCTTCCTGAGTCCTTAGAGCAGGATGGAGAGAGTATGCCTGTTAATCTCAGTGATTTAGTAAAACACATGCACCCTTACTGCATGACATTATGTGTGGAAGGAGAAGAGGGACAAGAGCATCTTCTGCCTGAGAGGGGCCTTGTGCTAGAAGTGGTTGATCAAGGAGAGCATGGAGAGCCCATCCTGGCAATCCCAGATCTCAGCATCCCACTTTCTCACACAGACTCCGCAGAAGGTGAACAAAGAGTCCCGGAGAATAGCAGAGACAAGCAAGAACCAAAGCTTGAAGATGGTGCTAAAAATGTCCCACCTAAGGATACTAAAGTGTCTCCTGTGGAGGAGGAGAAAGAGGTTGTCAAGGTACGTAAAGGGAAAAAGAAAAGTAAACTTCTTGAAGCCCCTATAGCTGAACAGAGAGTTTTGAGAAGATCAAGAGTTAAAGAAGAGCCACAGAAGAAATGCCCAGAAGAACGAAAGAAGAAAAAGGTGACTTTCTCACCTGTGCTCGCATCAGCAGAGCCCAAAAACGCTAAACTTGATCGTCCTACAGAGTTGACGACCCTTAAACCTCAGGTTGAAAAGAAGCATATCACAACCCCTCCAGCTGAAGCAAAAATCACTGTCTCGCAGCCAGAGAACAAACCTCTTGAAAAGTCTGTGGAGGTAGAACCCTCGAAACAGGCACCTGTTAGCAAACATGAAACTAAGCCCAAACCTCTCAGTTTACAGCAATACCGTCTCCTCCGCCAGCAGAAGAAACCAGATCTGGTGGACAAAACGGAGGATTACAGCACTAAATGGCCCAAGTTGCCTGAACCGCCCAAGGAGCTTCCACCAATACCCTGCCTGCCAGACCCCAACGCCAGAGATCCACGTAAAACCATGCATACTCCTGTTAAAAAAGAAATTGCACCTGAAATCATGCCGGCATGGCACCCGAGGGGCCCCGCTGCTCCCCCAACACCTGAAGCTTTGCTCACCCCACCAGCTTCACTGACGGCTTCCTCTAAGAAACCTGCAACTTCTAAACCAACCCCTCCACCTTCTGATACATCTAAAAGTTCACCCCAGTTAGTCCAACCCTCACCCCAAAAACTACCTGCTCCCATCGGTGTGCCACAAAACAGTATTCACACCAAGTCCTCTGCCTCCATCAAACATGTGGCTCCTGATAGGACCGTTTCATTATCAGTGTCTACTACATCTGGAGGCCCTCAAGGTCTCAGTGCACAGAGTCATAAGGAATGTTTACATGAGAACCCCGATGCTGCTCCATCCAAAGCTTCCTCAAGGCCTCAGATGATCACTACACAAGTTCAGAGCTCAAACTCCAGCCCTCATATACCTAGTGCTGCTGTGCCTGCAAAGAGAGAGACTGAGCAGGTTGTTTTGGCCCCTGTGTCTGATCAAGGCAAAAACACCGTGCCAATTAATTCTAAAAAGCTGACCTCACGCTCACAGCCTCACGTTGCACCAATAGCTGCTCAGCCATTTTTCTCGGCTCAAGTTCAGGCCAGAGTTGTTGAACTGGCAGAGCAGATGAGGATGGCTTCCTCTGAGATCCCCAAACCGAAGAACACCACAGTTGAGCTGATTGAGTCTTTCACAAGTGAAATTG gtatTGAAGCTGCTGATCTTTCAAGCCTCCTGGAGCAGTTTGAGGAATCTCAGT CCAAAGAGGAGCAGAGTGTACTGGAGGTCTGTGGTAGAGCAGCCGCTGTAGGAAACTCCAG tTATGAGCAGGTGGACACTAAGGCAGTGGAGAAAACCCGCAACCATGACCTGGGAAGCACAGCAG GTCTCACACCTCCTGCCACACCCCCACACCAGGTGTGGAAGCCTATTGCACCAGTTTCACTACTGGGGAAAACCAAGAAGTCAGAGGTCCTTAAACCAACTCCTAACAAGGCCATTCAGATAGAGGCGAGACCACTACCTTCAAATAAGCTGCGCAGCCAGCCTCAGACCCCTACTTCTACTGGACAGACTCAGCCTTTTTCCCTTGACCACGACTACTGCCTCCCTCCAAAAGAACCCTGTCCAAATGAAGTTGGCAGTCGGTGGAATGTCAAACAACAGCCTAGCATTGTTATCAAGACCGTTGAGCTACCACCCAATAAGCTAGCCCAGAACAGCAAAGCTACATCGTCTTCAGTTACAGAGGGAACCCAGAGACATCTCAGCCTCAGTCAACCTTCTGCAGATAGGTGTACATTAAAAAGTTCTGCCTTGGAGACTCCAGACACCTCTCCAAACAGGCCTGACTCTGAAATCTCTTTACTGGGTGAAGCAAAATGCAACCAGCAGGAATTTGGGAACTACTCTGAGCGTTCCTCCAGACAGTACCAACAGGACAGAGGCCGCTCGAAGCGGAGATACAGAGCCCGGTCCTCTAGTAGCTCAGAATCCAGCTCCTCCTCCTCCCGATCACATTCACCACCTAGGAAAAG aTACAGGTCTCGTCACTCAAGCAGCAGATCCAGTTCATCATCTCGGTCTCGTTCCCGATCCAGCTCCAGGTCATTTTCCCCGCCCCGGCGGCGACGGTATTCATATTCAAGTTCACGCTCTGGATCCTGGAGCTGCAGCCGCTCTCGATCCAGATCCCGCTCCTCCGACATCGAGCATAGGCACTGGAAAAGACATAGAAG CCCTAATCAGAGATCTGGTTACCGGTGTATACAAAATTCCAATGAGGATTCAAAAAGATGGAAGGAGAAAGCAATT GAGGAGCGGAGAGTTGTTTATGTTGGACGAATTCGTGGAAGCATGACTCGTAAAGAGCTGAAGGAGCGCTTCTCATTCTTCGGAGAAATTGAGGAGTGCACTGTGCACTTCAGAGAAAATGG GGACAACTATGGCTTTGTTACATACTATGACACCAAGGATGCGTTTGACGCTATTGAGAATGGAAGCAAGCTGAGAGAGCAGAATGAGCTTCCATTTGACCTGTGCTTTGGAGGCAGGAGACAGTTCTGCAAGACCAGTTATGCTGATCTTG ATTCAAACCGGGAGTACGATCCACAGCCTACAAAAGGCAAATTTGATGCACTAGACTTTGACACTTTACTCAAACAGGCTCAGAAGAACCTGAAAAGGTAA